Proteins encoded in a region of the Diospyros lotus cultivar Yz01 unplaced genomic scaffold, ASM1463336v1 tig00010963_1, whole genome shotgun sequence genome:
- the LOC127793481 gene encoding chalcone synthase, which yields MAPKSVEEIRKAQRAQGPATVLAIGTATPSNCVYQADYPDYYFRITNSDHKTELKEKFKRMCEKSMIKKRYMHLTEELLKENPNICAYMAPSLDARQDMVVVEVPKLGKEAAAKAIKEWGQPKSKITHLVFCTTSGVDMPGADYQLTKLLGLRPSVKRLMMYQQGCFAGGTVLRIAKDLAENNAGARVLVVCSEITAVTFRGPSDTHLDSLVGQALFGDGAAAVIVGADPDTSIERPLFELVSAAQTILPDSDGAIDGHLREVGLTFHLLKDVPGLISKNIQKSLVEAFTPIGINDWNSIFWIAHPGGPAILDQVEAKLGLKEEKLRATRHILSEYGNMSSACVLFILDEMRKKSLEEGKATTGEGLEWGVLFGFGPGLTVETVVLHSVSAAN from the exons ATGGCGCCCAAGTCCGTGGAGGAGATCCGCAAGGCCCAGCGGGCTCAGGGCCCGGCCACCGTCTTGGCCATTGGCACGGCCACGCCCTCCAACTGCGTCTACCAGGCCGACTACCCGGACTACTACTTCCGGATCACCAACAGCGACCACAAGACCGAGCTCAAGGAGAAGTTTAAGCGAATGT GCGAGAAATCGATGATCAAGAAGAGGTATATGCACCTGACGGAGGAACTTCTCAAGGAGAACCCCAATATCTGCGCCTACATGGCGCCGTCGCTCGACGCCCGTCAGGACATGGTCGTCGTGGAGGTGCCCAAGCTTGGCAAGGAAGCTGCAGCAAAGGCCATTAAGGAATGGGGCCAACCTAAATCCAAGATCACCCACCTCGTTTTCTGCACCACTTCCGGCGTCGACATGCCAGGCGCCGACTACCAGCTCACCAAGCTGCTCGGCCTCCGCCCCTCCGTCAAGCGCCTCATGATGTACCAGCAGGGCTGCTTCGCCGGCGGCACCGTCCTCCGCATCGCCAAGGATCTCGCCGAGAACAATGCCGGAGCCCGCGTCCTCGTTGTCTGCTCCGAGATCACCGCTGTCACTTTCCGTGGCCCGTCCGACACTCACCTGGACTCCCTGGTGGGGCAGGCGCTCTTCGGCGATGGCGCTGCAGCGGTGATCGTCGGCGCGGACCCTGACACCTCCATCGAGCGCCCGCTCTTCGAGCTCGTCTCCGCCGCGCAGACGATCCTGCCGGACTCCGACGGCGCAATCGACGGCCACCTCCGGGAGGTAGGGCTGACGTTCCACTTGCTGAAGGACGTGCCCGGCCTGATCTCCAAGAACATCCAGAAATCCCTGGTGGAAGCCTTCACCCCCATCGGAATCAACGACTGGAACTCCATATTCTGGATCGCCCACCCCGGCGGGCCGGCGATTCTGGACCAGGTGGAGGCGAAGCTCGGCCTGAAAGAGGAGAAGCTCCGGGCGACAAGGCACATTCTGAGCGAGTACGGGAACATGTCGAGCGCCTGCGTGCTGTTCATTCTGGATGAAATGAGGAAGAAGTCGCTGGAAGAAGGCAAGGCCACCACCGGCGAGGGGCTGGAATGGGGCGTTCTTTTCGGGTTCGGGCCGGGCCTCACCGTCGAGACGGTGGTGCTCCACAGCGTCAGTGCCGCGAATTAA